One genomic window of Thermus islandicus DSM 21543 includes the following:
- a CDS encoding carboxypeptidase M32, whose translation MTPETAYQNLLEFQRETAYLASLGALAAWDQRTMIPKKGHEHRAQQMAALARLLHQRMTDPRIGEWLGGVEGSPLVQDPLSDAAVNVRAWRLAYERARAIPERLAVELAQARSEGETAWEALRPQDDWKGFLPYLRRLYALVREEAEILMGVGPDPLDPPFGEVYDALLDGYEPGARAKDLEPLFARLRQGLRGLLDRILGSGRRPDTGLLHRPFPAEAQRGFALELLKACGYDLEAGRLDPTAHPFAIAIGPGDVRITTRYYQDFFNAGIFGTLHEMGHALYEQGLPKEHWGTPRGEAVSLGVHESQSRTWENLVGRSLGFWERFFPRAQEVFPSLKDVHLKDFHLAVNAVEPSLIRVEADEVTYNLHILVRLELELALFRGELALEDLPGAWEERYRAYLGVAPKDYKDGVMQDVHWSGGMFGYFPTYTLGNLYAAQFFAKAQEELGPLEPLFARGEFRPFLDWSRAKIHAEGSRYRPRALMERVTGAPPSERPFLTYLERKYTALYGL comes from the coding sequence GTGACGCCGGAAACCGCTTACCAAAACCTCCTGGAGTTCCAGAGGGAAACCGCCTACCTCGCCTCTTTGGGGGCCCTCGCCGCCTGGGACCAGCGCACCATGATCCCCAAAAAGGGCCACGAGCACCGGGCCCAGCAGATGGCCGCCCTGGCCCGGCTCCTCCACCAGCGGATGACGGACCCCAGGATCGGGGAGTGGCTTGGAGGAGTGGAGGGAAGCCCCCTGGTCCAGGACCCCCTCTCCGACGCCGCGGTGAACGTCCGGGCCTGGAGGCTCGCCTATGAGCGGGCCCGGGCCATTCCCGAGAGGCTCGCCGTGGAGCTGGCCCAGGCCAGAAGCGAGGGGGAGACCGCCTGGGAGGCCCTCCGCCCCCAGGACGACTGGAAGGGCTTCCTGCCCTACTTGCGGCGCCTCTACGCCCTGGTGCGGGAGGAGGCCGAGATCCTGATGGGGGTGGGGCCGGACCCCCTGGACCCCCCCTTTGGGGAGGTTTACGATGCCCTTCTGGACGGGTACGAGCCCGGGGCAAGGGCCAAGGACCTCGAGCCCCTTTTCGCCCGCCTGCGGCAGGGGCTTCGGGGCCTTCTGGACCGCATCCTGGGGAGCGGGCGGAGGCCCGACACGGGCCTCCTGCACCGCCCCTTCCCCGCCGAGGCGCAAAGGGGCTTTGCCCTGGAGCTCCTCAAGGCCTGCGGCTACGACCTCGAGGCGGGCCGCCTGGACCCCACCGCTCATCCCTTTGCCATCGCCATCGGCCCCGGGGACGTGCGCATCACCACCCGCTACTACCAGGACTTCTTCAACGCCGGCATCTTCGGCACCCTCCACGAGATGGGCCACGCCCTCTACGAGCAGGGCCTGCCCAAGGAGCACTGGGGCACCCCCAGGGGGGAGGCGGTCTCCCTGGGGGTCCACGAGTCCCAAAGCCGCACCTGGGAGAACCTGGTGGGCCGCTCCTTGGGCTTCTGGGAGCGCTTCTTCCCCCGGGCCCAGGAGGTGTTCCCGAGCCTAAAGGACGTGCACCTAAAGGACTTCCACCTTGCCGTGAACGCTGTGGAGCCCTCCCTGATCCGGGTGGAGGCGGACGAGGTCACCTACAACCTCCATATCCTGGTGCGCCTGGAGCTGGAGCTCGCCCTCTTCAGGGGGGAGCTTGCCCTAGAAGACCTCCCTGGGGCTTGGGAGGAGCGGTACCGGGCCTACCTGGGGGTGGCCCCTAAGGACTACAAGGACGGGGTCATGCAGGACGTGCATTGGTCGGGGGGGATGTTCGGTTACTTCCCCACCTACACCCTGGGCAACCTTTACGCCGCCCAGTTCTTCGCCAAGGCCCAAGAGGAGCTCGGCCCCCTCGAGCCCCTGTTCGCCCGGGGGGAGTTCCGGCCCTTCCTGGACTGGTCCCGCGCCAAGATCCACGCCGAGGGGAGCCGGTACAGGCCCCGTGCCCTGATGGAGCGGGTTACCGGCGCTCCTCCCAGCGAGCGCCCCTTCCTAACGTACCTGGAGAGGAAGTACACCGCTCTCTACGGCCTCTAA